CATTCGAGAAAGCCGTCTTCCCTGCGCCGCTCGTATTGCCCGTAGCGGGATCATAGATCGTGATGCCGGTGCCGCTGAAATCGCCTGCCCGCATCGCCGCGGTAGGAATCGAAAGCGTACCGTTGATCGCCTTATTGACCGAAACGCGGTTGTAATCGAAGAAGAAGAAGAGCTTGTCCCGAATGATTGGACCGCCGATCGATCCACCCACCTCGTTGTAAATATTCTTCTGCAGCACACCGGTGCGATTCTGCCAGGACTGCGCATTGAACTGCGCGATCGAGTTGTATTCCCACGCCGTACCATGCAGAGCATTCGTGCCGCTGCGAACGGTAACATTGATAGCCGAGCCACCGGCTGACCCCTGCTCTGCATTGAAGCTGCCTGTCACGACATTGATACTGTCGATGCCATCGGTCGGCGGCAGATAAGCGACCAGGTACGGCAGCCACGGATACGCGTCGACGGCTCCGTCGATACGCGTCGTGTTTGTCGCATTGGAGACACCGTTGACGTTCGTTGCCTGCGCGCGCTGAGGATTACCACCCGCAGAATTCTGCTCGGCTGGCGGTGTTGCGCCGGGCACGATCTTGTACAGGCTCTGGAAGTTGCGCCCCGTAGTCGAGGTCGTGGGCAGTTCCGAGACCTGTTCATTCGAAATATTCGAACTCGTCTCGGCGGTCTGTGTCTGCAGCATCGGCGGTGCGGTCGTGACCGAAACTTCCTGTGTCGCGGTTCCAATCTTCAATTGGAAATCGACACGCTGCACCGTATTGGCCAGTACAGGGATGCCCTGCTGCTCGGAGGGACCGAATCCCGTAGCCGAAGTCATCACCTTATACGTTCCAGGAGTCAGATCGGTGAAGGTGAAGGTTCCATCTGCATTGCTCGTCGTATGCAGCTCAATCCCTTTTTCAACGTTGACCGCAGTCACGGCGGCACCAGGAATTGCAGCGCCGGTAGGATCGAGGACGCTGCCCGTCATGGTGCCGTACAAAACCTGCGCATAGAGATTTCCAGTGCCGGATAGAAATGCCACAGGAGCAACGACCAACGGCATGCCTATGGTCAGTGCAAGGCTCATGCGTCCTGCCGCTTTTTTCAAGGACCTTCTTCTCCCATGAGGGCCTTTATTTTTCTGATCTGTCTGCTTCATGCCTCTCTCCAAACCCGCTCCCGGCGGGCGTATTCATGCCGGCTACGCGGGCTCTTTGAGAGCTCTGCACAAGAAATAAGTGCTCTACCCGCTGCGGATAGGAACATTAGGCAAGCGATGCAAAGACTCGCATGGTACAGATGTACCAACCCGCAAGCACACATCTCCAGGAGCCAGCAGTGTGTGCCGGTGTATATACTTTTTCTGCTCTCCGCATATTGGCCCATGCCTAACTTCTGTTTGAGACTGACGCCTCTGCTGCTCGCTGTTATCCCCTTTGCAGCTGGCTGTCATTCGCAATCCGACGCGATTGCTGTCATCCCGCGCACCACGGCAACACCGCTATGGGAGCCCATGCATCAGGGCATCGTCGAAACAGCGCGTCAGGACAAGATATCCGTGTATTGGAATGCGCCGCCCAATGAGGCATACGTAGAGCAGCAGATGGAGCTCTATGCCACGTTGCAGCGGCGCCATTATCGCGGCTTCATTCTCTCTCCCGACGAGACTCTGGCTGCCCGAACCGCTGTTCAGGAAACCATCGAGCGCGGCGTGCCGGTTGTCATCGTCGATGATGAGCTCGGACCACCTCCCTCACCCAGGCTCTCCTACGTCCGCAACGACGAAGCGGCGGGCACCATGCTTGCGGCGCAGACCATATCCCGGCTGCTGCATGGCAAAGGTTCCATCGCCATCATCGGCATCATTCCTCGCTCAGAGGCATCGCTCACGCGCGAAGATGCATTTGAGAAAGCCCTCACGCAGGTAGCTCCCTCCATTCACATCTCGATCCGGCGCTTCGGAGATACCTTCATCACGCATCAGCAACAGATTGCGCAGGAGGTCCTGACCGGCTCCGAACCGGTAGATGCCATCGTTGCGCTTTCAGGGATCGCCACACGCGGCGCATACTATGCCAAGCTGGCCAGTGAACCAAGATCGAAGATCGCGATCGTCGGCTTCGACCAGGATCTGCTGATGCCTCTCGAAACTGGCGATGTGGATGCAATCATCGCGCAGGACACGCGCACGATCGGACGCATCGCCATGCGCAATCTGGATGCGGAGATCCATCAGGAGACCGTTCCCGGCATTACGCTGGTATCTCCAATTCTGCTCACCCGCGACAACGTGCAGGCACCGTCCAATCAGCCTCTCTTTTCCTACTCCATCTTCCGCTGGAGCGGCTCGTGAGTCTCGTCCCCGAAGGAAGAGACTCGTCCCAGCAGCGCCGGATCACTGCGCCAGGTTGGATAGCCGCCGGTGCCGTGCTTCTCCTGTTCGCCGCGCTCGTCACCATCAGGCCATGGATGCACTCCATGCACAGCAGGCCTCAGGTGATGAATGGCGGACCAGCCGCGCTGGAACGCGGCACCTGGACAAGCTACGGCAGCACATGGAGTATGAACGGCAGCCGGCTCGAAAACGCTTCGGAAGAGCGCGGCGCAAGATACATTCTGACCTCGGAAACACAGGCGGACTACCAGATTGAAGCCGATATCCACATCACCTCCGCCGATGGAGAAGCTGGACTCGTGCTTCGCTCGCATGGTGAGGAGACGGGCGTCGATGCTTACCATGGCTACTTCGCTGGTGTG
The Silvibacterium dinghuense DNA segment above includes these coding regions:
- a CDS encoding sugar ABC transporter substrate-binding protein — protein: MPNFCLRLTPLLLAVIPFAAGCHSQSDAIAVIPRTTATPLWEPMHQGIVETARQDKISVYWNAPPNEAYVEQQMELYATLQRRHYRGFILSPDETLAARTAVQETIERGVPVVIVDDELGPPPSPRLSYVRNDEAAGTMLAAQTISRLLHGKGSIAIIGIIPRSEASLTREDAFEKALTQVAPSIHISIRRFGDTFITHQQQIAQEVLTGSEPVDAIVALSGIATRGAYYAKLASEPRSKIAIVGFDQDLLMPLETGDVDAIIAQDTRTIGRIAMRNLDAEIHQETVPGITLVSPILLTRDNVQAPSNQPLFSYSIFRWSGS